The window CGCGGCCATGGGCCCGGCCTTCAGCGCATCGACCACGAAACGTTCCAGGAGATCGCGGCCCGTTCCTTTCGGATAATGTGGTCGGCGGCGCTCCCAGAGTTCCAGGATGTGCCGTCCGTCGTCGCGTGGCTCGACCGCGTCGATGATTTCTTCGTCCGCATGCTGGAGGCGCCGTTCGGCATCGACGAAGGACATGGCGGAAAGGACGAGGTTCTCGACACGTTCGGGAGCGGCAGCGGCGATCTCGAGGGCGATGATGGCCCCCGTGTGGTGCCCCGCCACAGAAAAGCGCGGGATTTCGAGGGCGTCCATCAATTCGAGCGCGGCCGCGGCCCAGCCTTCGATCGTCGTCCATTCCGGCGGCAACGGATCGGAATCGCCAAATCCGCGCGTATCCATCGCGATGGCGTGGAACTGCGCGCCAAGGATGGGCAACACGTCACGGAACTCCATCCAGGACCGTGGCGTCTGATGCAGAAG is drawn from Shinella sp. PSBB067 and contains these coding sequences:
- a CDS encoding alpha/beta fold hydrolase, which encodes MMQKTRRRFVETASGVVHIAENGSGAPVLLLHQTPRSWMEFRDVLPILGAQFHAIAMDTRGFGDSDPLPPEWTTIEGWAAAALELMDALEIPRFSVAGHHTGAIIALEIAAAAPERVENLVLSAMSFVDAERRLQHADEEIIDAVEPRDDGRHILELWERRRPHYPKGTGRDLLERFVVDALKAGPMAAEGHRVVYRYRMEDRIGRVRCPTLVLAPSEDRKALAAAPKVAAAIPGARLEEISGGTIPFPDHLPKIFAGAVATFLKANDITARQ